Genomic window (Deinococcus reticulitermitis):
TGCCCGAACCACAGTTCGTCGTCGGCCGGCCAGCCCATCCAGGTCGCCTCGTGCGGCCCCCACTCGGGCGGCATGGCGAACCCCAGGGCGTGGGGGGTGGGATCCAGGTCCGTGAAGCGCTTCATGCGCGCCATTAGAGCAGTTCTCTGCGTGACCGCGTCGGAAATCTTTGGTTCTAGCGCCTCCATTCTCTGCTTGGCCGCTTTGCCAGTCCGTCTGGCCCGCTTGTATGCATTCACTTCGCTTGGTCGCAAGCAAACGACCCTTTTGCCAATGCTCTAGCCCACGGCGGTCTCCGGAGGCACAGCGTCAGCCACGGGCCTGGCCGAGGTGCGCGCTGGCCCTCTGCCTCGTCTTTCGCGGAGCTCGGCCGGCGGGACGCTCGAATGACACTCAGCCGGGAAAGTCCGGTTCGTCGCCCGAAGCCAGGGCCAGAAAAGACGTGGCCTTGTCGCGCATGCCCATCCGGGCATAGCACTCGGCGAGGCGCAGGGCGAAAAACTCGGTCGCCTGCTGGTCCTCGCGGCGCTCGGCGGTTTCCAGGCACAGGCGGTAGTGGTACACCGCGATATGGTACTGGGCTTCCCGGGCGGCGTGTTCGGCGCGGCAGTGGGCCATGCGGAGAGACACGATATCGCTCGGGGCGCGGACAGCGTTCATGCGGGCAGTTTAAGCATTCTGAGGACCAGCCAAATGCAAGATGAAGCAGATTTGAATATGTAAAAAGTGCGTCTGAGACGGCTGATTTTGTTATCTGCTAAATCTCCTGTCCCTGTTGGAAGCTTGCGCCCTCGTGATCTTCCCTCGGCTCGTGTTCGGTGATGCGGGCGCGCACGCTGAGCTGGGGCAGGTTCACGTCGGTCAGCCGAATCTGGAGTTCGGTGCCTGGGGACGCGGGGGTCACCAGCGGCACGTCGTAGGCGAGGTCGGGAATCAGGAGGGTGGCCTGTGGTCCCCGGCGGTCCACCACCACGGCCGTCCACGCCCGCTCGGGCTGCGCGGCGATAAAGCGCAGGGTGTGGTGCCGGCGCGAGAGCCGCTCGGCCTGCCGGGTGCCGTCGGCGTTCAGCTGGGCCTCGGCGATATGCGAGGCCATCACCTTGCTGCTCATCGGCCCGCTTCCCGTCAGAAAGGCGCGGAGTTGCTGGTGCACCACGAGGTCGAGGTAGCGGCGCAGCGGGCTGGTGGCCTGGGCGTAGAGGTCGAGCCCCATGCCGTGGTGCGGCCCCGGCGAGGGCTGAAAGCGGGTGCGGGCGAGCGTCTTGCGCCGTGCCCACTGGGCGCTCAGACTCTCGCCGCGGACCTCGCGGGTGGGGGCGTCCTGGGTGGCGTAAGGGAGGGGAATGCCGTTGTCGTCGGCGAAAATGGCCGCGCCCCAGCCGGCGAGCGTCATGCACTCCTGCACGACGAACCGCATCTCGGGCTTGGGGAGCGGGATCACCTGCGCGCCCTCCTCATCGGCCTTGACCCGGACCTCTGGCAGGTCGATGGACAGCGCACCCTCGGATTCACGCAGCGCGCGGCTGGCGCGGGCGAGACGGGCGAGCGTCACAAAGGGCTCCTCACCGGCGTCCAGTCGGGCCTGGGCCGCCGCGTAGGTCAGGCGCGTCACCCGCACCCGCGTCAGGGCCACGTCCACCGCCTCGGCATTGCCCTCGGCGTCGAGGTCGAGCGAGATCGAGAGGGCGAGAGACGTTTCATGCAGGCCGAGCCCCGCCTGCTCGACCAGCGCGTCGGGCAACATCCCAATGGTCTGGTCCGGCAGGTAGAGGGTCGCGCCGCGGGAACGCGCCTCGAGGTCGAGGGGGCTGTCGGGCGCCACGAGGGCGGCCACGTCGGCCACGTGCACCCACAGCCGGGTCAGGCCGCCGCCCAGGGCCTCGACGCCCACCGCGTCGTCGGGGTCGCGGTTGCCCTCGTCGTCGATGGCGAAGGCGGGCAGCCCAGTCAGGTCAAGGCGGTCCTCATCTCGAAAGGCCGGCACCGGCAGTCCCACCGGCGTCAGTGCCGCGCGCAGGCGCTCAGCGTAGGGGGTACGCGCGTCGTCCCAGAGCCCCAGCCGCAGCAGCAGGGCGTGGGCCGCATCCGGCGTCTCGGGCTGGCCCAGCTCGCGCATGGTGCGGCTCTTGTCCTGTCGGCCCCGCGCCACGAGTTCAAGTTCGGTGCGCTGGGCGGACGTGAGTTCGGGCAATGACATGGCGAGCAGCATAGCGGCTTGCTCCTGGGGGTCAGCCCTCAAGGCGAATTGGAGGCATAGAAAGCCCGACTTGCTATTTCTATGAATGTCCCCGAGTCGACTCCCCCTCCTTCTGCACCTGTTTTAGGGAAAAAGGGTGACCAGCACGCTTCAGGCGGAATATCTCCCTGGCCTATGCTGCCAAACTTTAGATGGATCTTGACAGATTATAAAATCTATGTTTCTATTCTGAAAGGAGGAAGCCATGAATGAACGGCATGGTGCAGGCGAGTTTCGGGCTCAGGTGGAGCGGTTGGTGGCCGCTGGCAAACTCACCGCCGAGGCAGCGGCGGAGCTGCTC
Coding sequences:
- a CDS encoding ribonuclease R family protein, which codes for MSLPELTSAQRTELELVARGRQDKSRTMRELGQPETPDAAHALLLRLGLWDDARTPYAERLRAALTPVGLPVPAFRDEDRLDLTGLPAFAIDDEGNRDPDDAVGVEALGGGLTRLWVHVADVAALVAPDSPLDLEARSRGATLYLPDQTIGMLPDALVEQAGLGLHETSLALSISLDLDAEGNAEAVDVALTRVRVTRLTYAAAQARLDAGEEPFVTLARLARASRALRESEGALSIDLPEVRVKADEEGAQVIPLPKPEMRFVVQECMTLAGWGAAIFADDNGIPLPYATQDAPTREVRGESLSAQWARRKTLARTRFQPSPGPHHGMGLDLYAQATSPLRRYLDLVVHQQLRAFLTGSGPMSSKVMASHIAEAQLNADGTRQAERLSRRHHTLRFIAAQPERAWTAVVVDRRGPQATLLIPDLAYDVPLVTPASPGTELQIRLTDVNLPQLSVRARITEHEPREDHEGASFQQGQEI